A single genomic interval of Hevea brasiliensis isolate MT/VB/25A 57/8 chromosome 4, ASM3005281v1, whole genome shotgun sequence harbors:
- the LOC110640850 gene encoding guanylate kinase 3, chloroplastic, with product MFRRICFSYSRSAILHSSFFHVQTPICSQISHKPSSRLFNSARHRFSASFTKMGDTHKPKSTIPQLEKATKPELLRALESSLGSSFSSEPICPPPNPLIIVISGPSGVGKDAVIRKLREGRENLHFVVTATSRPMRPGEVDGKDYYFMSKEEFLSMVDKNELLEYALVYGDYKGIPKRQITDYMAKGYDIVLRVDIQGAQTLRKILGNSAVFIFLVAESELELVDRLIDRKTETAESLLVRVATAREEVQHIKNFDYVVVNAEGKLDYAVKLVESIIDAEKAKVRQRRAVI from the coding sequence ATGTTTCGCAGAATCTGCTTCTCTTACTCCCGCTCTGCTATTCTCCACTCCTCATTCTTTCACGTCCAAACCCCTATCTGCTCCCAAATCTCTCACAAACCAAGTTCTCGCCTTTTCAATTCTGCCCGCCACCGATTCTCTGCATCTTTTACCAAAATGGGTGATACCCACAAACCCAAATCCACTATCCCACAACTTGAAAAGGCAACTAAACCCGAATTGCTCCGTGCCCTCGAGTCCTCTTTGGGTTCCTCATTCAGCAGTGAACCCATTTGCCCACCGCCGAATCCTTTAATCATTGTAATTAGCGGCCCGAGTGGGGTTGGCAAAGACGCAGTTATCAGAAAATTGAGAGAAGGGCGAGAAAATTTGCATTTTGTTGTAACTGCGACTAGCAGGCCAATGCGTCCGGGCGAGGTTGATGGTAAGGACTATTATTTTATGTCAAAGGAGGAATTTTTATCGATGGTGGACAAAAATGAGCTGTTAGAATATGCACTTGTGTATGGTGATTATAAGGGGATACCAAAAAGGCAGATTACGGATTATATGGCAAAAGGGTATGATATTGTGTTGAGGGTAGATATACAGGGAGCACAGACATTGAGGAAGATCCTGGGGAATTCGGCTGTGTTTATATTTTTGGTAGCGGAAAGCGAGTTGGAGCTTGTGGATAGGTTGATTGATAGGAAGACGGAGACAGCAGAGTCTTTGCTTGTGAGGGTTGCCACCGCCAGAGAGGAGGTGCAACACATCAAGAATTTTGATTATGTGGTTGTGAATGCTGAGGGGAAGTTGGATTACGCGGTGAAGCTGGTTGAATCAATTATTGATGCTGAGAAGGCTAAGGTTCGACAAAGGAGAGCCGTGATTTAG